Proteins from a genomic interval of Streptomyces fodineus:
- a CDS encoding MCE family protein gives MTVRRLGRVAAWTAAGSLLLTGCEFNGWYDVPLPGGAASDGHAYHVTVEFRDVLDLVPQSAVKVDDVTVGAVEKVELDGWHARVRLRIADSVKLPGNAVADLRQTSMLGEKYVALSAPPGTRPVGRLRDGDRIPLSRSGRNPEVEEVLSALSALLNGGGVAQLKTITVELDKALNGREDRVRSLLKQLDTFLGGLDGQRAEIVRALKGVDRLAERLKKEKKTIALAVDTMPPALKALADQRKDLTKMLTALSGLGKTGTKVVNASHDDTVANLEKLRPILHELNQAGDDLPNSLEILTTYPFPRNAADAVKGDYVNLRITADLDLAGIYGNVTGKPGRGSKKPGTPHLPGIPTPAPSLPSLPSTPSLPSTPSVPSLPSTPSQPPRPSDGSTLLCPPVCTAAYGTGDGSRRLPQGADLGLAELLLKGILP, from the coding sequence ATGACCGTGCGGCGCTTGGGGCGGGTGGCCGCCTGGACGGCGGCCGGCTCGCTGCTGCTGACCGGCTGCGAGTTCAACGGCTGGTACGACGTCCCGCTCCCCGGCGGCGCCGCCTCGGACGGCCACGCCTACCACGTCACCGTCGAGTTCCGGGACGTACTCGACCTGGTGCCGCAGTCGGCGGTGAAGGTCGACGACGTCACCGTGGGCGCGGTCGAGAAGGTGGAGCTGGACGGCTGGCACGCGCGGGTGCGGCTCAGGATCGCCGACTCGGTGAAGCTGCCCGGCAACGCGGTCGCCGACCTGAGGCAGACCAGCATGCTCGGCGAGAAGTACGTCGCCCTCTCCGCACCGCCCGGCACACGGCCCGTGGGACGCCTCCGCGACGGCGACCGCATCCCGCTGTCCCGCAGCGGCCGCAACCCGGAGGTCGAGGAGGTGCTGTCGGCCCTGTCCGCGCTGCTCAACGGCGGTGGGGTGGCCCAGCTGAAGACGATCACCGTCGAGCTGGACAAGGCCCTGAACGGGCGCGAGGACCGGGTCAGATCCCTGCTGAAGCAGCTCGACACGTTCCTCGGCGGCCTCGACGGCCAGCGGGCGGAGATCGTGCGCGCGCTCAAGGGCGTCGACCGGCTGGCCGAGCGGCTGAAGAAGGAGAAGAAGACGATCGCCCTGGCCGTCGACACCATGCCGCCCGCCCTGAAGGCACTCGCCGACCAGCGCAAGGACCTGACGAAGATGCTCACCGCCCTCTCCGGCCTCGGCAAGACCGGCACCAAGGTGGTGAACGCCTCCCACGACGACACCGTCGCCAACCTCGAGAAGCTCCGGCCCATCCTGCACGAGCTGAACCAGGCAGGCGACGACCTGCCAAACTCCCTTGAGATCCTGACCACTTACCCCTTCCCGCGCAACGCCGCGGACGCCGTCAAGGGCGACTACGTCAACCTGAGGATCACCGCCGATCTGGACCTGGCGGGCATCTACGGGAACGTCACCGGCAAGCCGGGCCGCGGCTCCAAGAAGCCGGGGACTCCGCATCTGCCCGGCATCCCCACCCCCGCCCCGTCGCTCCCGTCGCTCCCGTCCACCCCGTCCCTGCCGTCCACGCCGTCCGTGCCCTCCCTGCCCTCGACGCCCTCGCAGCCCCCGCGGCCCTCCGACGGCAGCACCCTGCTGTGTCCGCCCGTGTGCACGGCGGCCTACGGCACCGGGGACGGCTCGCGCCGCCTCCCGCAGGGGGCCGACCTCGGCCTCGCCGAGCTGTTGCTGAAGGGGATACTGCCGTGA
- a CDS encoding MCE family protein, with the protein MITRTVRAQLLAFATVTALGVSYVGARYTGLVDDVLGRGYTVRADFADSGGVFPGAEVTYRGVPVGRVGGLRPAGSGVSVALKIDDGAPRIPDDTLAVVADRSAVGEQYVDLQPRRSGGPYLIDGSSIPRSRTRTPLPVTDLVLGLDRLVNSVGKDDLRVTVDELGKAFSGTGPNLSRLVDSGNALVESASQSLPQTVSLIEDSRKVLKTQADQGSAIKSFSRDLAALTAQLKAGDGDLRRLIGNTAPAAREVDSLLTSTRPHVPVLLANLISGGQITVARLPGVEQALVTLPVTVAGSYTVIPGDGTTHFGLTVNADDPPACTQGYGTQRRDPADTGSRPANTAAHCTAPRGGKTSVRGAQNAPGATRSPYSADRAAFVAPYDPETGTVTGPDGTPVEIGSTGGEQTVFGKESWQWLLVGPMA; encoded by the coding sequence GTGATCACACGTACGGTCAGGGCCCAGCTGCTCGCCTTCGCGACCGTCACCGCCCTCGGGGTGTCGTACGTCGGAGCCCGGTACACGGGCCTGGTGGACGACGTCCTCGGCCGCGGTTACACCGTGCGCGCCGACTTCGCCGACTCCGGGGGCGTCTTCCCCGGCGCCGAGGTCACCTACCGCGGCGTGCCGGTGGGCCGCGTGGGCGGACTGCGGCCGGCCGGGTCGGGGGTCTCGGTGGCCCTGAAGATCGATGACGGCGCCCCGAGGATCCCGGACGACACGCTCGCGGTGGTCGCCGACCGTTCGGCGGTGGGCGAGCAGTACGTCGACCTCCAGCCGCGGCGGTCGGGCGGGCCGTACCTCATCGACGGCAGCTCGATCCCGCGCAGCCGCACCCGGACCCCGCTGCCGGTCACCGACCTGGTCCTCGGCCTGGACCGGCTGGTCAACTCGGTCGGCAAGGACGACCTGCGGGTCACCGTGGACGAGCTGGGCAAGGCGTTCTCCGGCACCGGGCCGAACCTGAGCCGGCTGGTGGACTCCGGCAACGCGCTGGTGGAGTCGGCGTCGCAGTCGCTCCCGCAGACGGTCTCGCTGATCGAGGACTCGCGCAAGGTGCTCAAGACACAGGCCGACCAGGGCTCGGCGATCAAGTCGTTCTCCCGCGATCTGGCCGCGCTCACCGCGCAGTTGAAGGCCGGCGACGGGGACCTGCGCCGGCTGATCGGCAACACCGCTCCCGCGGCCCGGGAGGTCGACTCCCTGCTGACGTCCACGCGGCCGCACGTGCCGGTCCTGCTCGCCAACCTCATCAGCGGCGGCCAGATCACCGTGGCCCGGCTGCCCGGCGTCGAGCAGGCCCTGGTGACGCTCCCCGTCACCGTGGCGGGCAGCTACACGGTCATCCCCGGCGACGGCACCACCCACTTCGGGCTGACCGTGAACGCCGACGACCCGCCCGCCTGCACCCAGGGCTACGGCACCCAGCGGCGCGACCCCGCGGACACCGGCAGCCGCCCGGCGAACACCGCCGCGCACTGCACGGCACCGCGCGGCGGCAAGACGTCGGTGCGCGGCGCACAGAACGCGCCGGGCGCGACGAGATCTCCGTACAGCGCCGACCGGGCCGCGTTCGTGGCCCCGTACGACCCGGAGACCGGCACCGTGACCGGCCCGGACGGAACGCCCGTCGAGATCGGCTCCACGGGCGGCGAACAGACCGTGTTCGGAAAGGAGTCGTGGCAATGGCTGCTCGTGGGACCGATGGCATGA
- a CDS encoding TIM barrel protein, with translation MGFADQRFNVNLSILFTELPLLERPAAAAAAGFTAVELWWPWVDSPTPEQAELDALKKAIEDAGVQLTGLNFYAGQLPGPDRGALSIPGAESDRFRANIDVAIAFAQSLGCTTFNALYGNRVDGVDPAEQDALALENLVLAAQAVGRAGGTVLIEALNQPESPKCPIVSAPKAIEIVDKVNAATGLGNAKFLMDLYHLSMNGEDLPSVIESYAAKTGHVQIADNPGRGAPGTGSLPLEELLDQLRKAGYDGWVGLEYKPGDRPSAEAFDWLPREARAAR, from the coding sequence GTGGGATTTGCAGACCAGCGCTTCAACGTCAACCTGTCGATCCTCTTCACGGAACTCCCGCTCCTGGAGCGCCCCGCGGCCGCCGCCGCGGCCGGCTTCACGGCGGTCGAGCTGTGGTGGCCCTGGGTCGACTCCCCCACCCCCGAGCAGGCCGAGCTCGACGCCCTGAAGAAGGCGATCGAGGACGCGGGCGTCCAGCTCACGGGCCTGAACTTCTACGCCGGACAGCTGCCGGGCCCGGACCGCGGCGCCCTGTCGATCCCCGGCGCCGAGTCGGACAGGTTCCGCGCCAACATCGACGTGGCCATCGCCTTCGCCCAGTCCCTGGGCTGCACGACGTTCAACGCCCTGTACGGCAACCGCGTCGACGGCGTGGACCCGGCCGAGCAGGACGCGCTCGCCCTGGAGAACCTGGTCCTCGCGGCCCAGGCCGTCGGCCGGGCCGGCGGGACCGTCCTGATCGAGGCCCTCAACCAGCCCGAGTCGCCGAAGTGCCCGATCGTGAGCGCGCCGAAGGCCATCGAGATCGTGGACAAGGTCAACGCGGCGACGGGTCTCGGGAACGCGAAGTTCCTGATGGACCTGTACCACCTGTCCATGAACGGCGAGGACCTGCCCTCGGTCATCGAGAGTTACGCGGCGAAGACCGGCCACGTCCAGATCGCCGACAACCCCGGCCGCGGCGCCCCCGGCACGGGCTCGCTCCCGCTGGAGGAGCTGCTCGACCAGCTGAGGAAGGCCGGTTACGACGGCTGGGTCGGCCTGGAGTACAAGCCCGGCGACCGCCCGAGCGCCGAGGCCTTCGACTGGCTCCCGCGCGAAGCGCGTGCCGCGCGCTGA
- a CDS encoding 2-hydroxy-3-oxopropionate reductase gives MSSNLPPSSHPTRPAIAWIGLGIMGSPMSENLIKAGYDVTGFTLEQDKLDRLAAAGGRAAASIAEAVRDADVVITMVPASPQVEAISYGPDGILENARQGALLIDMSSITPQTSVDLAKAAKDKGIRVLDAPVSGGEAGAIEAVLSIMVGGEQADFDIAKPIFEALGKTIVLCGPHGSGQTVKAANQLIVAVNIQACAEAVVFLEKSGVDLAAALDVLNGGLAGSTVLTRKKDNFLKRDFKPGFRIDLHHKDMGIVTDAARNVGAALPVGAVVAQLVASLRAQGDGGLDHSALLRAVERLSGAQL, from the coding sequence ATGAGCAGCAACCTTCCCCCTTCCTCCCACCCGACCCGCCCGGCGATCGCCTGGATCGGCCTCGGCATCATGGGCTCCCCCATGTCCGAGAACCTGATCAAGGCGGGTTACGACGTCACCGGCTTCACCCTGGAGCAGGACAAGCTGGACCGCCTGGCCGCCGCCGGCGGCAGGGCCGCCGCCTCGATCGCCGAGGCCGTGCGCGACGCCGACGTGGTCATCACGATGGTGCCCGCGTCCCCGCAGGTCGAGGCCATCTCCTACGGCCCGGACGGCATCCTGGAGAACGCGAGGCAGGGCGCCCTGCTGATCGATATGTCCTCGATCACCCCGCAGACCTCCGTGGACCTCGCGAAGGCCGCCAAGGACAAGGGCATCCGGGTGCTGGACGCCCCGGTGTCCGGCGGTGAGGCCGGCGCCATCGAGGCCGTGCTGTCCATCATGGTCGGCGGCGAGCAGGCCGACTTCGACATCGCCAAGCCGATCTTCGAGGCGCTGGGCAAGACCATCGTGCTGTGCGGTCCGCACGGCTCCGGCCAGACCGTGAAGGCGGCCAACCAGCTGATCGTCGCCGTGAACATCCAGGCGTGCGCCGAGGCCGTGGTCTTCCTGGAGAAGTCGGGCGTGGACCTGGCGGCCGCGCTGGACGTCCTCAACGGCGGCCTGGCCGGCTCGACCGTGCTGACGCGGAAGAAGGACAACTTCCTGAAGCGCGACTTCAAGCCGGGCTTCCGCATCGACCTGCACCACAAGGACATGGGGATCGTCACCGACGCAGCCCGCAACGTCGGCGCCGCGCTGCCGGTCGGCGCCGTGGTCGCCCAGCTGGTCGCCTCCCTGCGCGCCCAGGGCGACGGCGGCCTGGACCACTCGGCCCTGCTGCGGGCCGTGGAGCGCCTCTCCGGCGCTCAGCTGTAG
- a CDS encoding catalase: MSKRVLTTESGAPVADNQNSASAGVGGPLLLQDQHLLEKLARFNRERIPERVVHARGSGAYGHFEVTDDVTGYTHAGFLSEIGKRTEVFLRFSTVADSLGGADAVRDPRGFAVKFYTEEGNYDLVGNNTPVFFIKDPIKFPDFIHSQKRDPFTGRQEPDNVWDFWAHAPEATHQVTWLMGDRGIPASYRHMNGYGSHTYQWTNAEGEAFFVKYHFKTNQGIRSLSSEQAAELAGKDPNSHQTDLLQAIERGVHPSWTLYVQIMPAAEAADYRFNPFDLTKVWPHKDYPLQRVGRLVLDRNPDNVFAEVEQAAFSPNNFVPGIGPSPDKMLQGRLFAYADAHRYRLGVNHTLLAVNAPKATTAQNYGRDGFMAVNGQGRYAKNYEPNSYDGPVETGRPLSAPLAVSGHTGSHEAPLHTKDDDFFQAGELYRLMSQDEKSRLVANIAGGLSQVSRDDVIEKNLAHFHAADPEYGKRVEEAVRALRED, from the coding sequence ATGTCGAAGCGCGTGCTCACGACAGAGTCCGGCGCCCCGGTCGCCGACAACCAGAATTCCGCCTCCGCCGGCGTCGGCGGCCCGCTCCTGCTCCAGGACCAGCACCTCCTGGAGAAGCTCGCGCGCTTCAACCGCGAGCGGATCCCGGAGCGCGTGGTGCACGCCCGTGGCTCCGGCGCCTACGGCCACTTCGAGGTGACGGACGACGTCACCGGCTACACCCACGCCGGCTTCCTCAGCGAGATCGGCAAGCGCACCGAGGTGTTCCTGCGCTTCTCCACGGTCGCCGACTCCCTCGGCGGCGCGGACGCCGTCCGTGACCCGCGCGGCTTCGCGGTGAAGTTCTACACCGAGGAGGGCAATTACGACCTCGTCGGCAACAACACCCCGGTGTTCTTCATCAAGGACCCGATCAAGTTCCCCGACTTCATCCACTCCCAGAAGCGCGACCCCTTCACGGGCCGTCAGGAGCCGGACAACGTCTGGGACTTCTGGGCGCACGCCCCCGAGGCCACGCACCAGGTGACCTGGCTGATGGGCGACCGCGGCATCCCGGCGTCGTACCGGCACATGAACGGCTACGGCTCGCACACCTACCAGTGGACGAACGCGGAGGGCGAGGCCTTCTTCGTCAAGTACCACTTCAAGACGAACCAGGGCATCCGCAGCCTGTCCTCGGAGCAGGCCGCCGAGCTCGCGGGCAAGGACCCCAACTCCCACCAGACGGACCTGCTCCAGGCGATCGAGCGGGGCGTGCACCCCTCCTGGACGCTGTACGTCCAGATCATGCCGGCGGCCGAGGCGGCGGACTACCGCTTCAACCCGTTCGACCTGACCAAGGTGTGGCCGCACAAGGACTACCCGCTGCAGCGCGTGGGCCGTCTGGTCCTCGACCGCAACCCGGACAACGTCTTCGCCGAGGTCGAGCAGGCCGCGTTCTCGCCGAACAACTTCGTGCCCGGCATCGGCCCGTCCCCGGACAAGATGCTCCAGGGCCGTCTGTTCGCCTACGCGGACGCGCACCGCTACCGCCTGGGCGTCAACCACACCCTGCTGGCCGTCAACGCCCCGAAGGCGACGACCGCGCAGAACTACGGCCGCGACGGCTTCATGGCGGTCAACGGCCAGGGCCGTTACGCCAAGAACTACGAGCCGAACTCCTACGACGGCCCGGTGGAGACCGGCCGCCCCCTGTCGGCCCCGCTGGCGGTCTCCGGCCACACGGGCAGCCACGAGGCCCCGCTCCACACCAAGGACGACGACTTCTTCCAGGCGGGCGAGCTGTACCGCCTGATGTCGCAGGACGAGAAGTCCCGCCTCGTCGCGAACATCGCCGGCGGCCTCTCGCAGGTCTCCCGCGACGACGTGATCGAGAAGAACCTGGCCCACTTCCACGCCGCCGACCCCGAGTACGGCAAGCGCGTGGAGGAGGCGGTCCGCGCCCTGCGCGAGGACTGA
- the gcl gene encoding glyoxylate carboligase, with translation MARMTAARAAVEILKREGVTDAFGVPGAAINPFYKALKEGGGINHTLARHVEGASHMAEGYTRTQPGNIGVCIGTSGPAGTDMITGLYSAIGDSIPILCITGQAPTSVIHKEDFQAVDIASIAKPVTKMAVTVLEAAQVPGVFQQAFHLMRSGRPGPVLIDLPIDVQLTEIEFDPETYEPLPVYKPAATRAQIEKAISFLLASERPVIVAGGGIIGADACDLLVEFAELTRTPVVPTLMGWGALADDHELNAGMVGVQTSHRYGNANFLESDFVLGIGNRWANRHTGYKLDVYRGDRKFVHVDIEPTQIGKIFPPDYGVVSDAKAALELFVEVAKELKAAGKLPDRSAWVASTQERKATLLRRTHFDNVPMKPQRVYEEMNKAFGPDTRYVTTIGLSQIAGAQMLHVYKPRHWINCGQAGPLGWTIPAAIGVAKADPDAPVVALSGDYDFQFMIEELAVAAQHRIPYVHVLVNNAYLGLIRQAQIGLDINFQVNLEFENINAPELGVYGVDHVKVAEGLGCKAIRVTEPDQLGAAFEQAKKLAAEYRVPVVVEAILERITNISMSRTMDISDISEFEDLATEPGHAPTSIKPLKV, from the coding sequence ATGGCTCGTATGACCGCTGCCCGCGCGGCAGTTGAGATCCTCAAGCGCGAGGGCGTCACCGACGCCTTCGGTGTGCCGGGCGCGGCGATCAACCCCTTCTACAAGGCCCTCAAGGAGGGCGGCGGGATCAACCACACCCTCGCCCGCCACGTCGAGGGTGCCTCGCACATGGCCGAGGGGTACACCCGCACCCAGCCGGGCAACATCGGCGTCTGCATCGGCACCTCCGGCCCGGCCGGCACCGACATGATCACCGGCCTGTACTCGGCCATCGGCGACTCCATCCCGATCCTGTGCATCACGGGCCAGGCGCCCACCAGCGTGATCCACAAGGAGGACTTCCAGGCCGTCGACATCGCCTCGATCGCCAAGCCGGTGACCAAAATGGCGGTCACCGTCCTGGAGGCCGCGCAGGTCCCCGGCGTCTTCCAGCAGGCCTTCCACCTGATGCGCTCCGGCCGTCCCGGCCCGGTCCTGATCGACCTGCCGATCGACGTCCAGCTCACCGAGATCGAGTTCGACCCGGAGACGTACGAGCCGCTGCCGGTCTACAAGCCGGCCGCGACCCGCGCCCAGATCGAGAAGGCGATCTCCTTCCTGCTGGCCTCCGAGCGCCCGGTCATCGTCGCCGGTGGCGGCATCATCGGCGCCGACGCCTGCGACCTGCTGGTGGAGTTCGCCGAGCTGACCCGGACCCCGGTCGTCCCGACCCTGATGGGCTGGGGCGCGCTGGCCGACGACCACGAGCTGAACGCCGGCATGGTGGGCGTGCAGACCTCGCACCGCTACGGCAACGCCAACTTCCTGGAGTCGGACTTCGTCCTCGGCATCGGCAACCGCTGGGCCAACCGCCACACCGGCTACAAGCTCGACGTCTACCGCGGCGACCGCAAGTTCGTCCACGTCGACATCGAGCCCACCCAGATCGGCAAGATCTTCCCGCCGGACTACGGTGTCGTCTCCGACGCCAAGGCCGCGCTGGAGCTGTTCGTCGAGGTGGCGAAGGAGCTGAAGGCGGCCGGTAAACTGCCCGACCGCTCCGCGTGGGTGGCCTCCACCCAGGAGCGCAAGGCCACGCTGCTGCGCCGTACGCACTTCGACAACGTGCCCATGAAGCCGCAGCGCGTGTACGAGGAGATGAACAAGGCCTTCGGCCCGGACACCCGTTACGTCACCACCATCGGCCTCTCCCAGATCGCCGGCGCGCAGATGCTGCACGTCTACAAGCCGCGCCACTGGATCAACTGCGGCCAGGCCGGCCCGCTCGGCTGGACCATCCCGGCCGCGATCGGCGTCGCCAAGGCCGACCCGGACGCCCCGGTCGTCGCGCTCTCCGGTGACTACGACTTCCAGTTCATGATCGAGGAGCTGGCGGTCGCCGCCCAGCACAGGATCCCCTACGTCCACGTGCTGGTGAACAACGCCTACCTCGGCCTGATCCGCCAGGCGCAGATCGGCCTGGACATCAACTTCCAGGTCAACCTGGAGTTCGAGAACATCAACGCGCCCGAGCTCGGCGTCTACGGCGTCGACCACGTGAAGGTCGCCGAGGGCCTGGGCTGCAAGGCGATCCGGGTCACCGAGCCGGACCAGCTGGGCGCGGCCTTCGAGCAGGCGAAGAAGCTGGCCGCCGAGTACCGGGTACCGGTCGTCGTCGAGGCGATCCTGGAGCGGATCACCAACATCTCGATGAGCCGCACCATGGACATCAGCGACATCTCCGAGTTCGAGGACCTGGCCACCGAGCCGGGCCACGCGCCGACGTCGATCAAGCCGCTGAAGGTCTGA
- a CDS encoding alpha/beta fold hydrolase yields MTAVAASVLATMVLGVPARASAPTARPIDWQRCQGAVRTDAVRCGQVSVPLDWSRPATSARTTVAVARLPAADPAHRLGTLLFNPGGPGEGEVGYLLSQQARRQYFPKALRDRFDIVAVEPRGTGVNPPLNCPLPVDHTVSRFPADRPAAAALVRSNRRMGNSCARRSGPVFPHLDTESVARDMDTVRAALGEAKVSFLGVSYGTMVAQSYAELFPARVRAMVLDGVVDRSLSWRRLARVDAAAVQDGVGRFARWSDRDARSALHGRDVTGFLTSLLRRADHGGIEDGGRPVRAEEIAQAVNAGLQSPSLYAPLAAALGKTDAGGDMAPLAFLTPGRTGEYGLYRSIICQDVPGPADPGAALPAAVPGMRATGPTLRGYSEFWDITSGCAGWPVGSAWTPHAWRVPAHFPPVLLLSGTHDVATPPAFADGVRRALPAGRILRWDGDGHTAWLNSPATVDAAAGYLTTLRMPDGAR; encoded by the coding sequence GTGACCGCGGTCGCGGCGTCCGTACTGGCCACGATGGTGCTCGGGGTCCCGGCACGTGCGTCGGCGCCGACCGCGCGGCCCATCGACTGGCAGCGATGCCAGGGCGCCGTCCGGACCGACGCGGTGCGGTGCGGACAGGTCTCCGTACCGCTCGACTGGTCCCGGCCCGCCACGTCCGCCAGGACCACCGTCGCGGTCGCACGACTGCCTGCCGCCGACCCGGCGCACCGTCTCGGCACGCTCCTGTTCAATCCCGGTGGCCCGGGCGAGGGAGAGGTCGGCTATCTCCTCTCCCAGCAGGCCCGCCGGCAGTACTTCCCCAAGGCCCTGCGGGACCGCTTCGACATCGTGGCCGTCGAGCCGCGGGGCACCGGCGTCAATCCGCCGCTGAACTGCCCGCTGCCGGTCGACCACACGGTGAGCAGGTTCCCCGCCGACCGGCCGGCCGCCGCCGCGCTGGTCCGCAGCAACCGGCGCATGGGAAACAGCTGCGCCCGGCGGAGCGGACCGGTGTTCCCGCACCTGGACACCGAAAGCGTCGCCCGGGACATGGACACGGTGCGCGCGGCGCTGGGCGAGGCGAAGGTCAGCTTCCTCGGGGTGTCCTACGGCACCATGGTGGCGCAGAGCTACGCGGAACTGTTCCCCGCGCGCGTGCGCGCGATGGTGCTGGACGGCGTGGTCGACCGGTCGCTCTCCTGGCGCCGGCTGGCCCGTGTCGACGCGGCCGCCGTACAGGACGGCGTCGGCCGATTCGCCCGCTGGTCGGACCGGGACGCCCGCAGCGCGCTGCACGGCCGGGACGTCACCGGCTTCCTGACCTCGCTGCTGCGCCGCGCCGACCACGGCGGGATCGAGGACGGCGGCCGGCCGGTGCGCGCGGAGGAGATCGCGCAGGCGGTGAACGCCGGGCTCCAGTCGCCGTCTCTGTACGCACCGCTGGCCGCCGCGCTCGGCAAGACGGACGCCGGCGGGGACATGGCGCCGCTCGCCTTCCTCACCCCCGGCCGCACCGGTGAGTACGGTCTGTACCGCTCGATCATCTGCCAGGACGTCCCCGGCCCCGCCGACCCCGGCGCCGCGCTGCCGGCCGCGGTGCCCGGGATGCGCGCCACCGGCCCGACCCTGCGCGGCTATTCCGAGTTCTGGGACATCACCAGCGGCTGCGCGGGCTGGCCGGTGGGCTCCGCCTGGACGCCGCACGCCTGGCGGGTCCCCGCGCACTTCCCTCCGGTGCTGTTGCTGTCCGGCACGCACGACGTGGCCACTCCCCCGGCCTTCGCCGACGGCGTGCGGCGCGCACTGCCGGCCGGCCGGATCCTGCGCTGGGACGGTGACGGCCACACCGCCTGGCTCAACAGCCCCGCCACGGTGGACGCGGCGGCCGGCTACCTCACCACCCTGCGCATGCCCGACGGGGCCCGCTGA
- a CDS encoding AMP-binding protein translates to MSASLSYTHGTGSTALLGDTIGANLDRAVAVWPDREALVDVASGRRWTYAEFAADIEELAQALVASGVVKGDRVGIWAVNCPEWVLVQYATARIGAIMVNINPAYRTHEVEYVLNQAGISLLFASLSHKTSDYRAMVEQVRGRCPALREVVYIGDPSWQALLGRGTGDAPYEELSCDDPVNIQYTSGTTGFPKGATLSHHNILNNGYFVGELLAYTEQDRICIPVPFYHCFGMVMGNLAATSHGACMVIPAPSFEPKATLEAVQQERCTSLYGVPTMFIAELNLPGFRAYDLSTLRTGIMAGSPCPVEVMKRVVAEMHMAEVSICYGMTETSPVSLQTRRDDDLEHRTGTVGRVLPHLEVKVVDPATGVTRPRGEAGELCTRGYSVMLGYWNEPGKTAEAVDAGRWMHTGDLAVMREDGYVEIVGRIKDMILRGGENIYPREIEEFLYAHPKIRDVQVVGVPHETYGEEVLACVIPHDPADPLTLEDLRAFCEDRLAHYKIPSRLRILDSFPMTVSGKVRKVELRETYGG, encoded by the coding sequence GTGAGCGCATCACTGTCGTACACGCACGGAACCGGTTCCACCGCCCTGCTCGGCGACACCATCGGCGCCAACCTCGACCGGGCCGTGGCCGTCTGGCCGGACCGGGAGGCCCTGGTCGACGTGGCTTCCGGCAGGCGCTGGACGTACGCCGAATTCGCCGCGGACATCGAGGAGCTGGCGCAGGCGCTGGTCGCGAGCGGAGTCGTCAAGGGCGACCGGGTGGGCATCTGGGCGGTCAACTGCCCCGAGTGGGTCCTGGTGCAGTACGCCACCGCCCGCATCGGCGCGATCATGGTGAACATCAACCCGGCCTACCGCACCCACGAGGTCGAGTACGTGCTCAACCAGGCCGGGATCTCCCTGCTGTTCGCCTCCCTGAGCCACAAGACCAGCGACTACCGCGCGATGGTCGAGCAGGTGCGCGGCAGGTGCCCGGCGTTGCGCGAGGTCGTGTACATCGGCGACCCGAGCTGGCAGGCACTGCTCGGGCGAGGCACCGGTGACGCCCCGTACGAGGAACTGTCCTGCGACGACCCGGTCAACATCCAGTACACCTCGGGCACCACCGGTTTCCCGAAGGGTGCCACCCTGTCCCACCACAACATCCTCAACAACGGTTATTTCGTGGGGGAGTTGCTCGCCTACACCGAGCAGGACAGGATCTGCATCCCGGTCCCGTTCTACCACTGCTTCGGCATGGTGATGGGCAACCTCGCGGCCACCTCGCACGGTGCCTGCATGGTCATCCCGGCGCCGTCCTTCGAGCCGAAGGCCACCCTGGAGGCGGTGCAGCAGGAGCGCTGTACGTCCCTGTACGGCGTGCCGACGATGTTCATCGCCGAGCTGAACCTCCCCGGCTTCCGGGCGTACGACCTCTCGACCCTGCGCACCGGCATCATGGCGGGCTCCCCGTGCCCGGTGGAGGTGATGAAACGGGTCGTCGCCGAGATGCACATGGCGGAGGTCTCCATCTGCTACGGCATGACCGAGACGTCCCCGGTGTCCCTGCAGACCCGCCGGGACGACGACCTGGAGCACCGCACCGGCACCGTCGGCCGCGTCCTGCCGCACCTGGAGGTCAAGGTCGTCGACCCGGCCACCGGAGTCACCCGACCGCGCGGCGAGGCAGGGGAGTTGTGCACGCGCGGCTACAGCGTGATGCTCGGCTACTGGAACGAGCCCGGCAAGACCGCCGAGGCCGTCGACGCGGGCCGCTGGATGCACACCGGCGACCTGGCGGTGATGCGCGAGGACGGGTACGTCGAGATCGTCGGCCGGATCAAGGACATGATCCTGCGGGGCGGTGAGAACATCTACCCGCGCGAGATCGAGGAGTTCCTCTACGCCCACCCGAAGATCAGGGACGTCCAGGTCGTCGGGGTGCCGCACGAGACGTACGGCGAGGAGGTCCTCGCCTGTGTGATCCCGCACGACCCGGCCGACCCGCTCACCCTGGAGGACCTGCGCGCCTTCTGCGAGGACCGGCTCGCCCACTACAAGATCCCCAGCAGGCTGCGGATCCTCGACTCCTTCCCGATGACGGTGTCCGGGAAGGTGCGCAAGGTCGAGCTGCGGGAGACGTACGGGGGGTGA